The Patescibacteria group bacterium genome window below encodes:
- a CDS encoding ribonuclease J — protein sequence MITKYKNQDQKRSSSRLRTSQDVSSSKKNETNPRTNVRKTQGGSLPKPVLKRRSGGNTAPKINIVPGQKVSTVGKLRIIPVGGCEEVGRNMTIFEYENDIVIVDMGLQFPEEDMMGIDYIIPNIEYLKGKERNIRGVIFSHGHLDHIGAAPILLERLGNPPIIGRPMTIAMVKHRVEDYKPNSSKNLKVSMIKNLSDKMNLGVFKASYYQVEHSIMDAVGIILSTPCGTVIHPGDWTMERDKKTNEPMIDYTHLAQLPRPTILMLESLAVVSTKPSPTAEDLKINLEKIIAPSPGRIIIGTFSSQVERVGWIIEIAERTGKKVALDGYSMKTNVEIARELGYIKAKKETFIKIDQIGQYPDNKIVIICTGAQGEENAVLSRVIDGSHRSLKIQRNDTIVLSSSIIPGNERTIQRLIDNLYRQCDNVIHGNLMDIHISGHGTRDDLAFMLKAIKPDYFIPVYGNYFMLKEAEKLAKGIGFSPQRIIVPDNGMVIEFNKQGNVPTKEKIPANYVFVDGMGVADSSHNIVLRDRKMMSEDGMIVLITTIDSKTGELLSSPDIISRGFVHMKESRELIQETRNRIRAIIKKRPTPQPGMTEDDYLKSRLRTEIGQFLFQQTKRRPLLMPVVIRV from the coding sequence ATGATAACAAAATACAAAAACCAGGATCAAAAAAGATCCTCAAGTCGGCTTAGAACAAGCCAAGACGTTTCATCTTCTAAAAAGAACGAAACAAATCCTCGGACAAATGTCCGAAAAACACAGGGCGGTTCTTTACCTAAACCTGTTCTTAAAAGAAGAAGTGGTGGTAATACCGCTCCAAAAATTAACATTGTTCCCGGACAAAAAGTTTCAACAGTTGGCAAACTGCGGATAATCCCAGTGGGCGGCTGTGAAGAAGTCGGAAGGAACATGACAATCTTTGAGTATGAAAACGATATTGTAATCGTGGACATGGGACTGCAATTTCCCGAAGAAGATATGATGGGTATTGACTACATCATTCCCAACATTGAATACCTTAAAGGCAAAGAAAGAAATATCCGAGGAGTTATTTTCTCCCACGGACACCTTGATCACATAGGTGCTGCTCCAATTCTCTTAGAAAGATTGGGCAACCCCCCGATTATTGGCAGACCAATGACCATTGCCATGGTTAAACATAGAGTAGAAGACTATAAGCCAAACTCCTCTAAAAATCTTAAGGTTAGTATGATTAAAAACCTTAGCGATAAAATGAACTTAGGAGTTTTTAAGGCCAGCTACTACCAAGTAGAACACTCTATCATGGATGCGGTTGGTATTATTTTATCTACACCTTGTGGTACGGTTATTCATCCAGGCGACTGGACTATGGAAAGAGATAAAAAAACTAATGAGCCGATGATTGATTACACTCACCTAGCCCAACTACCTCGTCCAACTATCCTGATGCTTGAAAGCTTGGCGGTAGTTAGTACTAAACCAAGCCCCACAGCTGAAGACCTTAAAATTAACCTAGAAAAAATTATTGCACCCTCTCCTGGTAGAATAATTATCGGAACCTTTTCTTCCCAGGTGGAAAGAGTGGGCTGGATTATTGAAATAGCCGAGAGAACTGGTAAGAAGGTAGCTCTGGACGGCTATAGCATGAAAACCAACGTGGAGATAGCCAGAGAATTGGGTTATATTAAAGCCAAAAAAGAAACCTTCATTAAAATTGATCAGATAGGTCAATATCCGGATAATAAGATAGTAATCATTTGTACTGGCGCACAGGGTGAAGAAAACGCTGTTTTATCCAGAGTTATAGACGGTAGCCACCGCTCCCTGAAAATTCAAAGGAATGATACCATAGTTTTATCTTCTTCTATTATCCCAGGTAATGAAAGAACTATCCAAAGACTAATAGATAACCTCTATCGCCAATGCGATAACGTCATCCACGGCAACCTAATGGATATTCATATATCAGGACACGGCACCAGAGACGATCTGGCTTTTATGCTTAAAGCCATTAAGCCAGATTACTTTATCCCTGTGTATGGTAACTACTTCATGCTTAAAGAAGCGGAAAAACTAGCTAAAGGCATAGGTTTTAGTCCGCAAAGAATAATTGTACCAGATAACGGTATGGTAATTGAATTCAATAAACAAGGAAATGTGCCAACTAAAGAAAAAATACCAGCTAACTACGTCTTTGTAGACGGGATGGGCGTAGCTGACTCAAGCCATAATATAGTTTTACGAGATCGTAAGATGATGTCCGAAGACGGTATGATTGTCTTAATAACAACCATAGATTCAAAAACCGGCGAACTCTTAAGTAGCCCGGATATAATCTCCAGAGGTTTTGTTCATATGAAAGAAAGTAGAGAACTAATCCAAGAAACCAGAAATAGAATAAGAGCCATAATTAAAAAGAGACCAACCCCTCAACCAGGTATGACCGAAGACGATTATCTTAAAAGCCGCCTAAGAACGGAAATAGGGCAATTCCTTTTCCAGCAAACCAAGAGAAGGCCCCTCCTTATGCCGGTAGTTATTAGGGTTTAG